A window of the Novipirellula caenicola genome harbors these coding sequences:
- the accD gene encoding acetyl-CoA carboxylase, carboxyltransferase subunit beta: MASVDSTPSKTDEPNSSVTSAPSQSEGILAADASTGQESVDKAAPPKKRGVPEGLWVKCPGCGASVYKKEVAQRLNVCPKCEYHFYVSATERIAQVLDEGTFEPMNEHLRSSDPLEFSDRRKYSDRLVSEQKRTGLSDAVLTGTGMVRARRVAFAVTDSAFIMGSMGSVVGERLTRLIEFATEHDLPLIIISASGGGARMHEGILSLMQMAKVSAALARYDEAGGLFVSVLTNPTMGGVAASFASLGDLVFAEPKALIGFAGPRTIKATIGIELPEGFQTSEFLLEHGYIDRIVPRKSLKTEIARAIDYCGK, from the coding sequence ATGGCAAGCGTTGATTCGACCCCTTCCAAGACCGATGAACCCAATTCGTCGGTGACCTCTGCCCCGTCGCAATCCGAAGGGATTTTGGCTGCGGATGCTTCAACCGGCCAAGAGAGCGTGGACAAGGCGGCACCGCCCAAAAAACGGGGCGTTCCCGAAGGATTGTGGGTGAAATGCCCCGGTTGCGGTGCGTCGGTCTACAAGAAAGAGGTGGCCCAGCGGCTAAACGTTTGTCCCAAGTGTGAATACCACTTCTACGTCTCCGCAACCGAACGTATCGCACAGGTGTTGGACGAAGGAACCTTCGAGCCGATGAACGAGCATTTGCGGTCTTCGGACCCGCTCGAGTTTTCGGATCGACGCAAGTATTCCGATCGGCTGGTTTCGGAACAGAAACGGACCGGGCTCAGCGATGCCGTGCTGACCGGTACCGGAATGGTTCGCGCTCGCCGGGTCGCATTTGCGGTCACCGACAGTGCGTTCATCATGGGAAGCATGGGGTCGGTGGTCGGTGAGCGGTTGACTCGTTTGATCGAATTTGCGACCGAACATGACCTGCCGCTGATCATCATTAGCGCCAGTGGTGGGGGGGCCCGAATGCACGAAGGGATCCTTTCGCTGATGCAGATGGCCAAAGTGTCCGCCGCGTTGGCACGCTATGACGAAGCGGGCGGGTTGTTTGTCAGTGTTCTCACGAACCCCACTATGGGCGGGGTTGCCGCCAGTTTTGCCTCGTTAGGAGATTTGGTCTTTGCCGAGCCCAAAGCGTTGATCGGATTTGCCGGGCCGCGAACAATTAAGGCGACCATCGGGATCGAATTGCCCGAAGGGTTCCAGACCAGCGAATTTCTGTTGGAGCACGGTTACATCGATCGAATCGTGCCACGAAAATCGCTAAAAACGGAGATTGCTCGCGCAATTGACTATTGTGGAAAGTAG